A segment of the Methanocella sp. genome:
GATCTGGACTGGCTTCGCGCTCTCGAACTTGCTGTCGGTGATGACGCCCGCCTCTCCGCCCGTCAGCGCCACGGACTTCACGCCCATGGAGCGCAGGGAGCCGGAAAGGATGGGGACGCTCATGCGCTCGCCGAATGAATAGATAAAAGCCATTGACCGGTTCGTCAATTCGCCCAGATAGCACACTGCCACGATGGCGTTCTTGAGCTCGGACAGCCGCTGCTCGATGACGAGTGAGACTTCCTTTTTAATGGCCGGGTCATCGATCGCGCCGTCGATGGCCGCCGCGTGCCGTGAGGCCACCTCGCTGAAGCTCTTCTCGATGTCGGCGATGCTGCAGGTGTCCTTCGCGGTCTGCGCCATCTCGTAAAGCCTGTCGGTGATGCCTGTCATGGCCGACGCTACGGCGATGATCTCGTTCCCCTCGTCGTAATACCTCTTTACGAGCTTCGCAACGTTCCTGATCCTCGGTCCGTCGCCCACCGACGTACCGCCGAATTTCATGACGAGCCTCATAGTCCATCACAGTGTAAGGTAGCCTATTCGCTAGCGGCTACATAATCCTTACGGGTATATAAAAAAATTGCGGCCATAGGGCTTTTTCAATCGCCACTCCTTCAAATAGAACCGTTTGCTGTACTGGTTTTTTATCAAAGCCCTCGAAAAACAATAAGCGGCTCGAAAACTTTTTCAGCCGCGAAGCGGCTCGAAGCTGGCCTGAAGCTACACGAAGATGTTAATAAATTATTTTTAAATATTCTTAGAGCAGCTTAGAGCCAGCTTAGTGTAGCTTCGTGGCTGAAAAAATTTTGTGTAGCTCATCCATTTTCGAGGATCTTGACCGGTCGATCCATGGGAACATGGGCTTCCGAAACTGTGAAATAATATAAAAATTAACCTTAACATAATGTCGATAATCGGGGGCAGGGGCGTTACCAAATATTATGACAGCCTGCTTGCCGTGGATCACGTCGATTTTTCCATCGACGAGGCGGAGTGCTTCGGCTTTCTTGGCCCGAACGGCGCGGGAAAGACCACGATCATGAAAATGATATACTGCCGCATACCGGTCACGTCCGGCAACATTCAGGTCGACGGGCTCAGCGTGCGGGAGTCACCCAGAAAGATCAAAAGCGCCATCGGCGTGGCCACGCAGGAGGACAACCTGGATACCGACCTGACGGTCTACGAGAATCTCTGGGTCTATTCCCGGTACTTCGACCTGCCAGCCTCAAGATCACGCCGGCGTATCGACGAGCTCCTGTCCTTCTTCGACCTGGATAAGAAGAGAGACACGACGGTGGACGACCTGTCGGGCGGTATGAAGCGTAAGCTCAGCGTCGCCCGGGCGCTCATCAACGACCCGAAGATCCTCATCCTCGACGAGCCGACCACGGGCCTGGACCCGACGGCACGGCGCCAGATCTGGGACACCGTCATCAGGCTCGGCTCGGAGGGAAAAACTGTCATCCTCACGACGCACTACATGGACGAGGCCCAGGAGCTCTGCGACCGCATCGGCCTCGTTTTCGGCGGCAGGATACTGGAGTACGGCTCCCCCGACGAAATAATCGGCCGCGTCATCGGCACGAACGTCTGCGAGCTCTACGTGCCCGACGAGCAAAAGCTGGACGAGGCCCGGAAAAGCCTGCACGGGTCCATCGAGCAGGTGGGGAGCCGCCTATTCGTCTACGGCAGCGACGCGGAAGCGCTGCAGAGGCAGTGCGAGGCAGCCACCGGCGTGAGGCAGAACGTTCGGCAGGCCACCCTGGAGGACGTTTTCCTGAAGCTTACGGGGAGGAATATCAAGTGATAGACCTGCCGTCGTGGAGGGCACGCCACATCTGGTACAGGGACTGGGAAGTCTTCAGGAAAAACGCCGTCACCAATATCCTGCCCTATTTCGCAGAGCCGCTACTTTTTATATTAGCGCTGGGCTACGGCCTCGGCCTGTTCGTGGGCCAGATAGGCGGAATAAGCTACGCCCAGTTCCTGGCGCCGGGCATCCTGTCCTCGTCGGCCATGTTCGCCGCCTCCTACGAGTGCACGTATTCCACTTACGTCCGCATGATTTTCCAAAAGACTTTCGAGGCGGTCCTGTGCACGCCCGTTTCCATCGAGGACATCGTGCTGGGCGAGGTTGCCTGGGGGGCCACGAAGAGCCTGATCAGCGGCGCCTGCATCTTTATCGTGATATGGGCGATGGGCCTGGCAAAGCTCGAGTCGGCCATAGTTATCATACCTGTGGTCGTCCTCGTGGGCTTCATGTTCTCCTCTTTGAGCATCTTTTTCACGTCCATCGTGCCCACTATGGACGCCTTCAACTATTATTTCACGCTCCTGCTATCGCCGATGTTCCTGCTGTCTGGCGTCTTCTTCCCAATCGACCATATGCCCTCCATCGTAACGGGCCTCGCCTGGCTCCTGCCTCTTACGCATGCCGTCAACGTCATCCGGCCGGCGGCTATGGGCCAGTATTCGGCCTCCTTTACCTTTGAGGTTCTCTGGATGGCTGTCTTCACGCTCATTTTTTACGGCATCGCTACCGTATTGATGAAGCGGCGCCTGAAAGACTGATTAAAACACCTGTAAAAAAAGCCCCATTAGTTATTTTTCAATGACCTGCAGGTCTTCCTTGTTGCAGACGGCAACGCCATACTGGCCGAAGTCGACCTCGTAGGTGTTTACGCCGCTGCCCCGGATCTTATAGGTGATAATGCCCGTCGCGCCTTCCGGTATGACGATACCGTTGATGGACGCTTTGAGCTCCCGGAGCAGCACGACCCTGTCCTTCTCTCGCATGTATGTCTTTTATATGGATGGCGTCATCCATCTTTAATGTTTTTGCCCCCGGGGAAAAACTATTATTAGGCTGCCGGGCGTCTTTGCACTTATGAGCCACTACACGGCGCTGACCATAGCGGGATCCGATTCCGGGGGCGGCGCAGGCATCGAGGCCGACCTGAAGACGTTCCAGGCGCTCGGCGTCCACGGCACATGTGCCATCACAGCCATCACATCTCAAAATACTCTCGGCATCCAGGGAGTATTCGACGTTCCTGTTAAAGTCATCGAAAGCCAGATCGACTCGATAATGGCCGATTTTGACATAGCCTACGCGAAGACGGGGATGCTTTCCCGGGCAGATACCATCGAGTGCGTGGCCCGCAAGGCGAAACTGTACGGCCTGAAGCTCGTGGTCGACCCGGTCATGGTGGCGGAATCCGGGGGGCGTCTGCTGAACCCGGACGCTGTTGATTCATTAAAAAGGCTGATACTGCCGCTGGCCGAAGTGGCGACACCGAACGTGTTCGAGGCATCCGTGCTCTCGGGCATTAAGGTACAGGACCTCGACTCGGCGAAGGAGGCCTGCCAGGTTATTCATGGCATGGGAGTTAAGAATGCCGTGGTCACGGGCGGCCACATGGGCGGCGTTGATGTTCTATACGACGGTCGATTCCGTATATTCGAGGGCGATCTGGTAAAAGGCGGCACCCACGGCACCGGCTGCACGCACTCGTCCGCCATCACGGCCTATCTCGCGAGGGGTGAAACGGCCGAGAATGCCGTGCTGAAGGCGAAGGCCTTTGTCAAGCGCGCCGTGCAGAACTCGATGGACGTGGGGCACGGCGTAAGGCCGGTGAACCCGGGCGGCATCCGGTAGCGTGGATATTGAAGAGATCAATTAAATAATAGGCACGCATTCTAATTACTATGTCCAGCGAGCCCGAGGAGATTGTCGTGCCATGCCCGTGCTGCGGCAAGGCGCACAAGGTACGTGTCAAGGATATCAAGGAGAACAAGACTGTCAAGGTGGAATGCGGAGCCACGCTAGGCAGCGTCGGTCTCCAGCATCGGCTCGACATCGTCAACAAAAAGATAAAGGATTTCCAGGGCGGCCTCCATAAGCTGGAATAACTGCCCATCGATCGTAACTACTTTTTTCCGACTATTACCGCTTCCCACAGGCTGAAATGGGCCGTATTGCCCGAAAAACGGGGTTCGAGCATTGTGCGGAGCGCTGGCGGCAGGTCATGCAGCATATCCATCAACCGTTCCTTATCGGGGCCGGATACGTGCTGCCTGTCCGCCCAATC
Coding sequences within it:
- a CDS encoding ABC transporter ATP-binding protein, coding for MSIIGGRGVTKYYDSLLAVDHVDFSIDEAECFGFLGPNGAGKTTIMKMIYCRIPVTSGNIQVDGLSVRESPRKIKSAIGVATQEDNLDTDLTVYENLWVYSRYFDLPASRSRRRIDELLSFFDLDKKRDTTVDDLSGGMKRKLSVARALINDPKILILDEPTTGLDPTARRQIWDTVIRLGSEGKTVILTTHYMDEAQELCDRIGLVFGGRILEYGSPDEIIGRVIGTNVCELYVPDEQKLDEARKSLHGSIEQVGSRLFVYGSDAEALQRQCEAATGVRQNVRQATLEDVFLKLTGRNIK
- a CDS encoding ABC transporter permease, which produces MIDLPSWRARHIWYRDWEVFRKNAVTNILPYFAEPLLFILALGYGLGLFVGQIGGISYAQFLAPGILSSSAMFAASYECTYSTYVRMIFQKTFEAVLCTPVSIEDIVLGEVAWGATKSLISGACIFIVIWAMGLAKLESAIVIIPVVVLVGFMFSSLSIFFTSIVPTMDAFNYYFTLLLSPMFLLSGVFFPIDHMPSIVTGLAWLLPLTHAVNVIRPAAMGQYSASFTFEVLWMAVFTLIFYGIATVLMKRRLKD
- the thiD gene encoding bifunctional hydroxymethylpyrimidine kinase/phosphomethylpyrimidine kinase, whose product is MSHYTALTIAGSDSGGGAGIEADLKTFQALGVHGTCAITAITSQNTLGIQGVFDVPVKVIESQIDSIMADFDIAYAKTGMLSRADTIECVARKAKLYGLKLVVDPVMVAESGGRLLNPDAVDSLKRLILPLAEVATPNVFEASVLSGIKVQDLDSAKEACQVIHGMGVKNAVVTGGHMGGVDVLYDGRFRIFEGDLVKGGTHGTGCTHSSAITAYLARGETAENAVLKAKAFVKRAVQNSMDVGHGVRPVNPGGIR